One Lutra lutra chromosome 7, mLutLut1.2, whole genome shotgun sequence DNA window includes the following coding sequences:
- the NR2E3 gene encoding photoreceptor-specific nuclear receptor, with translation MAAAGPATVAATRKESPGRWGLGDQPAGVGPSLQCRVCGDSSSGKHYGIYACNGCSGFFKRSVRRRLIYRCQVGAGMCPVDKAHRNQCQACRLKKCLQEGMNQDAVQNERQPRSTAQVRLAGMESDAEPRLEPLVPLLAPAGPSPRDPTPVSAARALGPGALTPPGHHHFLTSLITAETCAKLEPEDADENIDVTSNDPEFPSSPYSSSSPCGLDSIHETSARLLFMAVKWAKNLPVFSNLPFRDQVILLEEAWSELFLLGAIQWSLPLDSCPLLAPPQAPTAGSSQGRLALVGAESRILLETISRFRALAVDPTEFACMKALVLFKPETRGLKDPEHVEALQDQSQVMLSQHSKAHHPSQPVRFGKLLLLLPSLRFITSERVELLFFRKTIGNTPMEKLLCDMFKN, from the exons ATGGCTGCGGCTGGGCCAGCCACTGTGGCTGCTACCAGGAAGGAGTCTCCGGGCAGATGGGGCCTGGGAGACCAGCCAGCAG GCGTGGGCCCGTCGCTGCAGTGTCGTGTGTGTGGAGACAGCAGCAGCGGGAAGCACTACGGCATCTACGCCTGCAACGGTTGCAGCGGCTTCTTCAAGCGGAGTGTGCGGCGGAGGCTCATCTAccg GtgccaggtgggggcagggatgtGCCCGGTGGACAAGGCCCACAGGAACCAGTGCCAGGCCTGCCGGCTGAAGAAGTGCTTGCAGGAGGGCATGAACCAGGACG CTGTGCAGAATGAACGCCAGCCACGAAGCACGGCCCAGGTCCGCCTGGCCGGCATGGAGTCAGACGCGGAGCCCCGGCTGGAGCCCCTGGTGCCCCTCCTGGCCCCGGCAGGGCCCAGCCCGCGGGACCCCACGCCTGTTTCTGCAGccagagccctgggccctggggccctCACCCCGCCCGGGCACCACCACTTCTTGACCAGCCTTATCACAGCTGAAACATGTGCTAAGCTGGAGCCAGAGGACG CCGATGAGAATATTGATGTCACCAGCAATGATCCCGAGTTTCCCTCGTCCCCATACTCCTCCTCATCACCCTGTGGCCTGGACAGCATCCATGAGACATCGGCTCGCCTTCTCTTTATGGCTGTCAAGTGGGCCAAGaacctgcctgtgttctccaacCTGCCCTTCCGCGATCAG GTGATTCTGCTGGAGGAGGCATGGAGTGAACTTTTCCTTCTCGGGGCCATACAATGGTCTCTGCCTCTGGACAGCTGCCCTCTGCTGGCGCCGCCTCAGGCCCCCACTGCCGGCAGCTCACAGGGCCGGTTGGCACTGGTCGGCGCCGAGAGTCGCATCCTGCTGGAGACAATCTCAAGGTTCCGAGCGCTGGCGGTGGACCCCACAGAGTTCGCCTGCATGAAGGCCCTGGTCCTCTTCAAACCAG AAACTCGGGGCCTGAAGGATCCTGAGCACGTGGAGGCCTTGCAGGACCAGTCCCAAGTGATGCTGAGCCAGCACAGCAAGGCGCACCACCCCAGCCAGCCCGTGAG GTTTGGGAAGTTGCTCCTGCTTCTCCCGTCTTTGAGGTTTATCACTTCTGAACGAGTTGAGCTCCTCTTTTTCCGCAAGACCATAGGGAATACTCCAATGGAAAAGCTCCTTTGTGATATGTTCAAAAACTGA